CGTCCTGGAGGCCCTCGGTGCGGCCTGAGTTCTTACGGACCGGCGGGGAGGGCGATCCGTCGATGGTCCTGCTCCCGGGGTGGGCGACCGACGGGCGGATCTTCGACGGACTTTTCCCCGGCGTACCGGCCGTGACGACCGGGGCGTTGCGCCCGGAGGGATTCGCCGGGCGGCTGGCGTCGTTCCTCGACCGGACGGCCCGCGGACCGGTCACGCTCGTCGGGTGGTCGCTCGGCGGCTTCCTCGCGGCGGAGTTCGCCCGGGAGCATCCGGACCGCGTGCGGCGCGTCGTCCTCGTCGGGATCCGCCGCGGCTACC
The sequence above is drawn from the Deltaproteobacteria bacterium genome and encodes:
- a CDS encoding alpha/beta fold hydrolase codes for the protein MRPEFLRTGGEGDPSMVLLPGWATDGRIFDGLFPGVPAVTTGALRPEGFAGRLASFLDRTARGPVTLVGWSLGGFLAAEFAREHPDRVRRVVLVGIRRGYPDADVEAVRDSLLRDRAACLSAFYAQCFFPSQKAEHRRFRAALQPEYLKVMNDA